One Rhodococcus sp. P1Y DNA window includes the following coding sequences:
- a CDS encoding AMP-binding protein has translation MSTHTELSGRLAGSWLRTHSRSEGVAATVHDAEHSVVSDAVRDALELFVLGEQPVESPRVHGTDTGWVAEIDGLVVTADAHHVVVDATRGNLHLDPLVAASIARETARRLGADIAEDEQVPEAEPLEHRDVVDRIRGHAVTFGHRTAVRLENNSIDYAELVAAAESRADVLDQAHAGEHVVVRFDRSIDTVVNLLGVLVSGRAYLLQSARDDSGYASTAARFVSAHAAFSGDRIVRGTAAAYVQFTSGTTGTPKAIVVERAQLAAYCAFLEAEGLCGPDITMPTLSAPEFDAIVKQIWGQLAAGGTVVLTETDDVLREIETATTVPDVAINTVPTVWRQFLDVATHLSIATPGTLLLGGEALDPDLVERTRAVWPSVRIVNLYGPSECTSNAVWLREVDNGRDRTAIGDAIRGSGALVLDENFDPVPFGAVGSLFVTGDSVSRGYHGDPRKTAAVFLPADTAVPGARMYATGDRVRATTDGLVYLGREDAQVKVNGVRVDLEALRSDLVGLDGVGGAVVLAGEGGVDIVVESPDESVLVAVRAHIAENWRRELAASRVRRVESIPRTATGKVDASKLATDVTDSVELSAQVQSTDAANPPHRVLEIIWGNVLGAENPRRATSISALGGDSMKQLKLIALYRRILKVDVSLEDFRQRDSLGDHEDLLLQRVDRAHLDLVAGSLERTGR, from the coding sequence ATGAGCACCCATACAGAACTTTCGGGCCGACTGGCCGGCTCGTGGCTGCGCACGCACTCCCGATCGGAAGGCGTCGCTGCCACCGTCCACGATGCGGAGCACAGCGTCGTGAGCGACGCAGTGCGCGACGCCCTCGAGCTGTTCGTGCTCGGTGAGCAGCCGGTCGAATCCCCGCGTGTACACGGCACCGACACAGGCTGGGTAGCCGAGATCGACGGACTGGTCGTCACTGCCGATGCCCACCACGTCGTAGTCGATGCAACACGGGGCAACCTCCATCTCGATCCGCTCGTCGCGGCCTCGATCGCGCGGGAGACAGCGCGCAGGCTCGGCGCCGATATCGCCGAGGACGAGCAGGTGCCCGAGGCCGAACCGCTCGAACATCGCGACGTCGTCGATCGTATTCGGGGGCACGCCGTCACCTTCGGGCATCGCACCGCAGTTCGGCTCGAGAACAACTCCATCGACTACGCAGAATTGGTAGCGGCCGCGGAGAGCCGCGCCGATGTGCTGGACCAGGCGCATGCCGGTGAGCACGTCGTGGTGCGCTTCGATCGATCGATCGACACGGTCGTGAACCTACTCGGCGTCCTCGTCTCAGGTCGCGCATACCTGCTGCAGTCCGCGCGGGACGACTCCGGTTACGCCTCGACCGCAGCTCGATTCGTATCCGCGCATGCTGCATTCAGTGGAGACCGCATAGTCCGCGGCACTGCCGCCGCCTACGTGCAGTTCACGTCTGGGACGACAGGAACGCCCAAGGCCATTGTGGTGGAGCGAGCCCAGCTCGCGGCCTACTGCGCATTTCTCGAAGCCGAGGGACTGTGCGGACCGGACATCACGATGCCCACTCTCAGCGCGCCGGAGTTCGACGCGATCGTCAAGCAGATCTGGGGTCAGCTCGCGGCGGGCGGAACGGTCGTGTTGACCGAGACCGACGACGTTCTGCGTGAGATCGAAACAGCCACAACCGTTCCCGATGTCGCCATCAACACCGTTCCCACCGTGTGGCGGCAATTCCTCGATGTGGCAACACATCTGTCGATCGCGACGCCGGGCACCCTGCTGCTCGGAGGCGAGGCCCTGGATCCCGACCTCGTCGAGCGCACACGGGCGGTGTGGCCCAGTGTACGAATCGTCAACCTGTACGGGCCGTCGGAGTGCACCTCCAACGCAGTCTGGTTGCGGGAGGTCGACAACGGACGCGATCGAACGGCCATCGGTGACGCCATTCGCGGATCCGGTGCACTCGTTCTCGACGAGAATTTCGATCCCGTTCCCTTCGGAGCCGTCGGGTCACTGTTCGTCACCGGTGACAGCGTCTCGCGCGGCTACCACGGTGACCCGCGAAAAACTGCCGCGGTGTTCTTGCCTGCCGACACGGCTGTGCCGGGTGCGCGTATGTACGCGACCGGTGACCGCGTGCGGGCGACCACGGACGGTCTCGTCTACCTCGGACGCGAGGACGCCCAGGTCAAGGTCAACGGGGTGCGTGTCGATCTGGAAGCGTTGCGCAGCGACCTCGTCGGACTGGACGGGGTCGGTGGTGCTGTCGTTCTGGCCGGAGAGGGCGGCGTCGACATCGTCGTGGAGTCGCCGGACGAATCGGTTCTGGTCGCGGTGCGCGCTCACATCGCCGAGAACTGGCGCCGAGAACTGGCGGCGAGCCGAGTGCGTCGCGTCGAGTCGATTCCTCGTACGGCCACCGGCAAGGTCGACGCATCCAAGCTGGCAACCGACGTGACCGATAGTGTCGAATTGTCCGCCCAGGTCCAGTCCACCGATGCGGCCAACCCGCCGCACCGGGTGCTCGAGATCATCTGGGGCAACGTGCTGGGGGCCGAGAACCCACGTCGGGCCACCTCCATTTCCGCCCTCGGCGGAGATTCGATGAAACAGCTCAAGCTGATTGCGCTCTACCGGCGCATCCTCAAGGTCGACGTCTCGCTCGAAGACTTCCGTCAGCGGGACAGTCTCGGCGATCACGAGGACCTCTTGCTGCAGCGCGTCGATCGTGCGCACCTCGACCTCGTCGCGGGCTCGCTCGAAAGGACAGGTCGGTGA
- a CDS encoding TauD/TfdA family dioxygenase — translation MTITSTAVRVGTDAAAWTENNLDELRGILADTGVLRLQGLGESVAQFDAITTAVTGSEPLEYQGGATPRTRLDRNVYSSTDFPSEYAIDLHSEMAYAPTWPLHLAFCCVQPSETGGATPLAPTRDIAERLPGRLADKLAAHGIRYRRAFSSMLGIDWRSAYGVENVDELTEEVSARGETLEIVDDTVSTWWTLPAFQTVDGEQSWFNQMVAFNVRTLPPGVRDDLLLVVGEEGIPKNTLFGDGTPFDDGDVAAVRDAVDAVSLAIPWNEGDLTIVDNRRFAHGRQPFTGSRQVRVCMTGEGTWR, via the coding sequence ATGACCATCACGAGCACGGCCGTTCGCGTCGGCACGGACGCGGCGGCATGGACCGAGAACAACCTCGACGAATTGCGCGGAATACTCGCCGATACCGGTGTTCTTCGCCTGCAGGGGCTGGGGGAGTCGGTCGCACAGTTCGACGCGATCACCACCGCCGTCACCGGATCCGAGCCACTCGAGTATCAGGGCGGTGCGACGCCGAGGACCAGGCTCGACCGCAACGTCTACTCGTCCACCGACTTCCCCTCCGAGTACGCAATCGACCTGCACTCGGAGATGGCGTACGCGCCGACGTGGCCTCTGCACCTTGCCTTCTGCTGCGTGCAACCGTCGGAGACGGGCGGTGCTACTCCGCTTGCCCCAACCCGCGACATTGCCGAGCGGCTACCCGGCCGTCTGGCCGACAAGCTTGCCGCACATGGTATTCGGTACCGACGCGCGTTCAGCTCGATGCTGGGCATCGACTGGCGGAGTGCCTACGGCGTCGAGAACGTCGACGAGTTGACCGAAGAGGTGTCCGCGCGCGGAGAGACGCTGGAGATCGTCGACGACACCGTCTCTACCTGGTGGACGCTGCCTGCATTTCAGACGGTCGACGGCGAGCAGTCCTGGTTCAACCAAATGGTGGCCTTCAACGTCAGAACGCTCCCACCGGGCGTCCGCGACGACCTGCTGCTCGTCGTCGGCGAGGAGGGGATACCGAAGAACACGTTGTTCGGAGACGGAACCCCCTTCGACGACGGCGACGTCGCTGCAGTGCGCGACGCGGTCGACGCGGTGTCGCTCGCGATTCCATGGAACGAAGGGGATCTGACCATCGTCGACAACCGACGGTTCGCGCACGGTCGTCAGCCGTTCACCGGATCCCGTCAGGTGCGGGTCTGCATGACAGGAGAGGGGACCTGGAGATGA